Proteins from one Oryza sativa Japonica Group chromosome 12, ASM3414082v1 genomic window:
- the LOC4351419 gene encoding CBL-interacting protein kinase 32: protein MSTTKVKRRVGKYELGRTIGEGTFAKVKFARDTETGDPVAIKILDKEKVLKHKMVEQIKREISTMKLIKHPNVVRIYEVMGSKTKIYIVLEYVTGGELFDTIVNHGRMREDEARRYFQQLINAVDYCHSRGVYHRDLKPENLLLDSYGNLKVSDFGLSALSQQIKDDGLLHTTCGTPNYVAPEVLEDQGYDGAMADLWSCGVILFVLLAGYLPFEDSNLMTLYKKISNAEFTFPPWTSFPAKRLLTRILDPNPMTRVTIPEILEDEWFKKGYKRPEFDEKYDTTLDDVYAVFNDSEEHHVTEKKEEPEALNAFELISMSAGLNLGNLFDSEQEFKRETRFTSKCPPKEIVRKIEEAAKPLGFDVQKKNYKLRLEKVKAGRKGNLNVATEILQVAPSLHMVEVRKAKGDTLEFHKFYKNLSRTLKDVVWKSDDLQNQLS, encoded by the exons ATGAGTACAACCAAAGTGAAGAGACGTGTGGGAAAGTATGAGCTAGGAAGAACAATCGGAGAGGGCACATTCGCGAAGGTCAAGTTCGCGAGGGATACCGAGACCGGTGATCCAGTAGCCATCAAGATCCTAGATAAGGAGAAAGTTCTCAAGCATAAGATGGTCGAACAG ATTAAAAGGGAAATTTCGACAATGAAGTTGATTAAGCACCCAAATGTTGTCCGTATATATGAG GTGATGGGAAGCAAGACAAAAATCTACATTGTTTTAGAATATGTTACCGGTGGTGAGCTCTTTGATACAATT GTTAACCATGGTCGTATGAGGGAAGATGAGGCAAGAAGGTACTTCCAACAATTAATTAATGCTGTTGATTATTGTCATAGCAGGGGTGTGTACCACAGGGACTTAAAA CCAGAAAATTTACTACTAGATTCATATGGGAATCTGAAGGTCTCTGATTTTGGGCTGAGTGCACTTTCTCAGCAAATTAAG GATGATGGTTTGCTGCACACAACCTGCGGGACACCAAATTATGTTGCACCGGAG GTCCTTGAAGATCAAGGATATGATGGAGCAATGGCAGATTTGTGGTCATGTGGAGTTATCCTGTTCGTTCTGCTAGCAGGGTATTTGCCTTTTGAGGACTCTAATCTTATGACGTTGTATAAGAAA ATATCAAATGCAGAGTTTACGTTTCCACCTTGGACGTCTTTTCCTGCCAAGAGGTTGTTAACAAGAATCCTTGATCCAAACCCAATGACG AGAGTAACAATTCCAGAAATATTAGAGGATGAGTGGTTCAAAAAGGGCTACAAACGCCCAGAGTTTGACGAAAAATATGACACAACATTGGATGATGTTTATGCTGTCTTCAATGACTCTGAA GAGCACCATGTgacagaaaagaaagaagaaccaGAAGCTCTCAATGCATTTGAACTGATTTCAATGTCAGCAGGCCTCAATCTTGGGAATTTGTTTGATTCAGAGCAG GAATTCAAAAGAGAAACAAGGTTCACATCAAAATGTCCACCAAAAGAAATTGTCCGCAAGATTGAGGAAGCCGCAAAACCTCTAGGATTTGATGTTCAGAAGAAAAATTACAAG TTAAGGTTGGAAAAGGTAAAAGCAGGGAGAAAAGGAAATCTCAATGTTGCTACTGAG ATACTGCAGGTTGCACCCTCTCTTCATATGGTTGAAGTACGAAAAGCAAAAGGCGACACCCTCGAATTTCATAAG TTCTACAAGAACCTCTCCAGAACCTTAAAGGATGTTGTTTGGAAATCAGATGATCTTCAAAATCAACTTTCCTAG
- the LOC4351420 gene encoding calmodulin-like protein 3: MDHLTKEQIAEFREAFNLFDKDGDGTITSKELGTVMGSLGQSPTEAELKKMVEEVDADGSGSIEFEEFLGLLARKLRDTGAEDDIRDAFRVFDKDQNGFITPDELRHVMANLSDPLSDDELADMLHEADSDGDGQINYNEFLKVMMAKRRQNMMEGHGSGGHRSSNSHKKSGCCGPNSSCTIL, from the exons ATGGACCACCTGACAAAGGAGCAGATCGCCGAGTTCCGGGAGGCATTCAACCTGTTCGACAAAGATGGAGACG GGACGATCACGAGCAAGGAGCTTGGGACGGTGATGGGGTCGCTGGGGCAGTCGCCGacggaggcggagctgaagaagatggtggaggaggtggacgcggacggcagcggcagcatcGAGTTCGAGGAGTTCCTGGGCCTCCTCGCCCGCAAGCTTCGCGACACCGGCGCCGAGGACGACATCCGCGACGCCTTCCGCGTCTTCGACAAGGACCAGAACGGCTTCATCACCCCCGACGAGCTCCGCCACGTCATGGCCAACCTCAGCGACCCCCTCTccgacgacgagctcgccgaCATGCTCCACGAGGCCGactccgacggcgacggccagaTCAACTACAACGAGTTCCTCAAGGTCATGATGGCAAA GCGAAGGCAGAATATGATGGAGGGACATGGAAGTGGAGGCCATCGGTCAAGTAACTCCCACAAGAAATCCGGCTGCTGCGGCCCGAATTCCTCATGTACCATCCTCTGA
- the LOC4351420 gene encoding calmodulin-like protein 3 isoform X1 has translation MDHLTKEQIAEFREAFNLFDKDGDGTITSKELGTVMGSLGQSPTEAELKKMVEEVDADGSGSIEFEEFLGLLARKLRDTGAEDDIRDAFRVFDKDQNGFITPDELRHVMANLSDPLSDDELADMLHEADSDGDGQINYNEFLKAKAEYDGGTWKWRPSVK, from the exons ATGGACCACCTGACAAAGGAGCAGATCGCCGAGTTCCGGGAGGCATTCAACCTGTTCGACAAAGATGGAGACG GGACGATCACGAGCAAGGAGCTTGGGACGGTGATGGGGTCGCTGGGGCAGTCGCCGacggaggcggagctgaagaagatggtggaggaggtggacgcggacggcagcggcagcatcGAGTTCGAGGAGTTCCTGGGCCTCCTCGCCCGCAAGCTTCGCGACACCGGCGCCGAGGACGACATCCGCGACGCCTTCCGCGTCTTCGACAAGGACCAGAACGGCTTCATCACCCCCGACGAGCTCCGCCACGTCATGGCCAACCTCAGCGACCCCCTCTccgacgacgagctcgccgaCATGCTCCACGAGGCCGactccgacggcgacggccagaTCAACTACAACGAGTTCCTCAAG GCGAAGGCAGAATATGATGGAGGGACATGGAAGTGGAGGCCATCGGTCAAGTAA
- the LOC4351421 gene encoding protein HEAT STRESS TOLERANT DWD 1, whose translation MGRKIKVKKKKASSKKAEASSSRVPSCPAKVWQPGVDTLEEGEELQFDPQAYNYLRGFNIGWPCLSFDVVRDQLGLVRSEFPHTLYGVAGTQAERASWNYIGIFKICNINGKKREPIPASAIDGDSDMDSESSSDEEDEAANEDTMPILHLKKVAHAGCVNRIRSMNQEPHICATWGDTGHVQVWDFSSFLNSLAESGAVAHNEDDRIHNHVPVKIFGGHKDEGYAIDWSPLVTGRLVSGDCNKCIHLWEPTSNSWNVDTNPFVGHTASVEDLQWSPTEADIFASCSADRTISIWDIRTGKKPCISVRAHNADVNVISWNRLASCMIASGCDDGSFSIRDLRLIKDDSLVAHFEYHKHPITSVEWSPHEPSTLAVSSADHQLTIWDLSLEKDAEEEAEFRARMREQADAPEDLPPQLLFVHQGQKDLKELHWHPQIPSMIISTAADGFNMLMPSNIDTTIREADA comes from the exons atGGGTCGCAAGATCAAagtcaagaagaagaaggcatCGAGCAAG aaagccgaagcttcatcgtCTAGGGTGCCTTCTTGCCCAGCCAAG GTATGGCAACCTGGTGTGGATACActggaagaaggggaggagctccagTTCGATCCTCAGGCTTACAATTATCTCAGAGGGTTTAACATTGGCTGGCCGTGCTTGAG TTTCGATGTTGTGCGGGATCAACTTGGACTCGTGCGATCGGAATTCCCACATACATTATATGGCGTTGCTGGAACTCAG GCTGAGAGGGCTTCATGGAATTATATAGGCATTTTCAAGATTTGCAACATAAATGGGAAGAAGCGGGAACCTATACCAGCATCAGCAATTGATGGCGACAGTGATATGGATAGTGAAAGtagtagtgatgaagaagatgaagcagcTAATGAAGACACAATGCCCATTTTACAT TTAAAAAAGGTGGCTCATGCGGGGTGTGTAAATCGTATTCGCTCTATGAATCAGGAACCACATATATGTGCAACATGGGGAGACACAGGTCATGTTCAG GTGTGGGACTTCAGCTCCTTCCTTAATTCATTAGCAGAGTCTGGAGCAGTTGCACACAACGAAGACGACAGAATCCATAATCACGTACCTGTGAAAATATTTGGTGGCCATAAAGATGAAGGCTATGCAATTGATTGGAGTCCGCTTGTTACTGGAAGACTTGTTTCTG GTGATTGCAATAAATGCATCCACCTCTGGGAGCCAACTTCAAACAGTTGGAATGTCGATACAAATCCATTTGTAGGACACACTGCAAGTGTTGAAGATTTGCAG TGGAGTCCCACAGAAGCCGACATATTTGCCTCTTGTTCAGCCGACAGAACAATATCTATCTGGGATATACGGACAGGGAAGAAACCTTGTATTTCTGTTAGGGCTCACAATGCTGACGTGAATGTCATCTCATGGAACCG GCTCGCTAGCTGTATGATAGCTTCAGGATGCGATGATGGAAGTTTCTCAATTCGTGATCTTAGATTAATCAAG GATGACTCCTTGGTCGCCCATTTTGAATACCACAAGCACCCGATTACATCTGTGGAATGGAGCCCACATGAACCGTCAACACTAGCTGTATCATCAGCTGACCATCAACTGAC AATTTGGGATCTTTCATTGGAAAAAGATGCTGAAGAGGAGGCAGAGTTCAGGGCAAGGATGAGAGAACAGGCTGATGCCCCTGAAGATTTACCCCCACAACTTCTCTTTGTTCATCAG GGCCAGAAAGACTTGAAAGAATTGCACTGGCATCCACAGATACCTAGTATGATCATATCTACGGCAGCTGATGGATTCAATATGTTGATGCCCAGCAACATCGATACAACCATTCGAGAAGCTGACGCATAG